The Elusimicrobiota bacterium sequence GGTTGAAATGGGATTCCCGCAGAACCATCGCCGCGGTCAACAGCCAATCGGCGCCAGCCGCCGCGGCTTCTTCCTTGATGACCCTCAAAATTGAAACCACCTCCTTACTGTCCGCGATGACTCCTTGAGACCTGAGGTACGGGAGGGCGAGGGAATACTCCGGCTCTTGCGGCGCCGCCTGGGCGACAGGAACGGTCTGAAATCGCGCCGCGGAGATGTCTCCCGCGGGCCTGGGCTCCACGACCGCGCTCGGCCTGGGCAGGCCCAGGTTGTCATATAGAGCGCCGAGATCGGCCGAAGAGGCCCCGCTGTTGATGCGAGCTTTGAGCTTGTCCAGCATGAGGGCAAGCTCGGGGCGGCCGCCCGCCAGGGCTTTCCTGCGTCCGTACACCGCGTTCAAGGCATCCAGCCTGCGCTGCGCCTCGGTCTCGAACTGCCTAATATCGGCGAAGCGCGTTCCGTAAATGCTTCTCAAATAATAGGCCAAAAACCCGTCCTTCCAGACCAGGAAGCGCTTCTCAAGCGCCTCAATCTGGGAGTCCTCCTGGGCATTGAGGGCTCCCTCCTTAATTTCATGGAGGCCGGGCAAGAACCGGCTGGTCATGTCGGAGCGGCCGTCGTTCTTGAAGAACACCTTGTACTGCTCTATGGCGGACAGCAGATTCCGCGCCCGGGTTTGGGGGCTTGGAGCGGCCTGGGCGCAGCCGGGCAGGGGCCGAGGCAAGAGCCAGGCCGCCAGGATGAGAACGGTCAAAAGCCGGTTTGATGGTTTCATACTGCATAGTATGGATCAAACCCGCTT is a genomic window containing:
- a CDS encoding lytic transglycosylase domain-containing protein, which translates into the protein MKPSNRLLTVLILAAWLLPRPLPGCAQAAPSPQTRARNLLSAIEQYKVFFKNDGRSDMTSRFLPGLHEIKEGALNAQEDSQIEALEKRFLVWKDGFLAYYLRSIYGTRFADIRQFETEAQRRLDALNAVYGRRKALAGGRPELALMLDKLKARINSGASSADLGALYDNLGLPRPSAVVEPRPAGDISAARFQTVPVAQAAPQEPEYSLALPYLRSQGVIADSKEVVSILRVIKEEAAAAGADWLLTAAMVLRESHFNRWALGGAGEYGLMQLMPGTWSLFGAPRADPFDARANIRAGIRYMGWLWAQFAPSLAFNRLLSTENPWARADVKDAIAAYNAGPGNARRRHFWPRVADYVRGILRHYTLLRNCYNKPPLLGS